A genomic window from Dechloromonas sp. A34 includes:
- the cobA gene encoding uroporphyrinogen-III C-methyltransferase — protein MSKANTLEGGKVWLVGAGPGDPELLTIKAARLIGQADALVYDHLVGKGIIDLARPEARRIYAGKEASKHTMPQGDINQLLVELAQEGLSVVRLKGGDPFIFGRGGEELETLVASGIPFEVVPGVTAAAGCGAYSGFPLTHRDHAQAVTFVTGHLKDGTVNLDWPALARPNHTVVFYMGIGAAGEICRQMINHGLPSMTPVAVVRNGTQPDQQTLLATLGSLPHRLAESGIKPPALIVVGSVVGLHEKLNWFEKS, from the coding sequence ATGAGCAAAGCGAACACACTGGAAGGCGGCAAGGTCTGGCTGGTCGGAGCCGGCCCGGGCGACCCGGAACTGCTGACAATCAAGGCCGCCCGCCTGATCGGACAGGCCGACGCCCTGGTCTACGACCATCTGGTCGGCAAGGGCATCATCGATCTGGCCCGGCCCGAAGCGCGCCGCATTTATGCCGGCAAGGAAGCTTCCAAGCACACCATGCCGCAGGGCGATATCAACCAGTTGCTGGTCGAACTGGCGCAGGAAGGTCTCTCCGTCGTTCGCCTCAAAGGTGGCGACCCCTTCATCTTCGGGCGCGGTGGCGAGGAACTGGAAACCCTGGTCGCCTCCGGCATCCCCTTCGAAGTCGTCCCCGGCGTCACTGCCGCCGCCGGCTGTGGCGCCTACTCCGGCTTCCCGCTGACCCATCGCGACCACGCCCAGGCCGTCACTTTCGTTACCGGCCACCTCAAGGACGGCACGGTCAATCTCGACTGGCCGGCGCTGGCCCGTCCCAATCACACCGTCGTCTTCTACATGGGCATCGGCGCCGCCGGCGAAATCTGCCGCCAGATGATCAATCACGGACTGCCCTCGATGACACCGGTCGCCGTCGTCCGCAACGGCACCCAGCCCGATCAGCAGACCTTGCTCGCCACGCTGGGGAGCCTGCCGCACCGGCTGGCCGAATCCGGCATCAAGCCGCCAGCACTGATCGTCGTCGGCAGCGTCGTCGGCCTGCACGAAAAACTCAACTGGTTCGAAAAATCATGA
- a CDS encoding Rap1a/Tai family immunity protein: protein MKFLWLLAALFATQAHAYSSTELRGDCVAADELYNQQKSSDPLHSIRSARCIAYVAGFADGYAVSDYLAEKVGVRLNAFCLPKDDANLSPRLVRSVLAHLDRQGPNPTASTAMLVAGALAKSFPCADTLEPKK, encoded by the coding sequence ATGAAATTTCTCTGGCTGCTCGCCGCCCTCTTCGCGACCCAGGCCCATGCCTACAGCAGCACGGAGTTGCGCGGCGACTGCGTGGCCGCCGACGAGCTCTACAACCAGCAAAAGAGCAGCGACCCACTGCATTCGATCCGCAGCGCCCGCTGCATCGCCTACGTCGCGGGCTTTGCCGACGGTTACGCGGTCAGCGACTACCTGGCCGAGAAGGTCGGGGTCAGGCTGAACGCCTTCTGCCTGCCCAAGGACGACGCCAACCTCTCGCCCCGCCTGGTGCGTTCGGTGCTCGCCCATCTCGACCGCCAGGGCCCGAATCCCACGGCCAGCACGGCGATGCTGGTCGCCGGCGCGCTGGCCAAATCCTTCCCTTGCGCCGATACGCTTGAACCGAAGAAGTGA
- the queA gene encoding tRNA preQ1(34) S-adenosylmethionine ribosyltransferase-isomerase QueA gives MSLTVDDFDFPLPPELIAQHPAAERSGSRLLHVCGAELADRRFADLPTLLKAGDLLVFNDTRVIKARFFGVKDSGGRVEIMLERIVDATHAICQIRASKAPKPGSTLRLADAFTVKMTGRAGADGDFFALELVEAGDFWELAETYGKLPLPPYIEHPAEGADETRYQTVYAREPGAVAAPTAGLHFDEAMLATLRAQGVNTAFLTLHVGAGTYRPMRVEKIADHRMHSERFEIPAATAEAIAATRAAGGRVIAVGTTSLRALESAGNEDGTVRVGGAETDIFITPGYRFQVVDRLITNFHLPKSTLLMLVSAFAGYANIRAAYTHAVAERYRFFSYGDAMLLEKTDAI, from the coding sequence ATGTCGTTGACCGTCGACGACTTCGACTTCCCACTCCCGCCCGAGCTGATCGCTCAGCACCCTGCCGCCGAACGCAGCGGTAGCCGGCTGCTGCACGTCTGCGGCGCCGAGCTGGCCGACCGCCGATTCGCCGATCTGCCGACGCTGCTCAAGGCTGGTGACCTGCTGGTCTTCAACGACACCCGCGTCATCAAGGCGCGCTTTTTCGGGGTCAAGGACAGCGGCGGCCGGGTCGAGATCATGCTCGAGCGCATCGTCGATGCCACGCATGCGATCTGCCAGATCCGCGCCAGCAAGGCACCGAAGCCGGGCAGCACGCTGCGCCTGGCCGATGCCTTCACGGTCAAAATGACGGGTCGGGCCGGCGCCGACGGCGATTTCTTCGCGCTCGAACTGGTCGAAGCGGGCGATTTCTGGGAACTCGCCGAAACCTACGGCAAGCTGCCGCTGCCGCCCTACATCGAACACCCGGCCGAGGGCGCCGACGAAACCCGCTACCAGACGGTCTATGCCCGCGAACCGGGCGCCGTCGCCGCGCCCACCGCCGGCCTGCATTTCGACGAGGCGATGCTGGCCACGCTGCGGGCTCAGGGCGTCAATACCGCCTTCCTGACCCTGCATGTCGGGGCCGGCACCTACCGGCCGATGCGCGTCGAGAAGATCGCCGATCACCGCATGCACAGCGAACGTTTCGAGATTCCCGCCGCCACCGCCGAGGCCATCGCCGCTACGCGGGCTGCCGGCGGCCGGGTGATCGCCGTCGGGACGACCAGCCTGCGCGCGCTGGAGTCGGCCGGCAATGAGGACGGCACGGTGCGCGTCGGCGGCGCCGAGACCGACATCTTCATCACCCCGGGCTACCGCTTCCAGGTCGTCGACCGGCTGATCACCAACTTCCACCTGCCGAAATCGACGCTGCTCATGCTGGTTTCGGCCTTCGCGGGCTACGCCAACATCCGTGCCGCCTATACCCACGCCGTGGCCGAGCGCTACCGCTTCTTCAGCTATGGCGACGCCATGCTTCTGGAAAAAACCGATGCAATTTGA
- the tgt gene encoding tRNA guanosine(34) transglycosylase Tgt, which yields MQFELLKTDGAARRGTLTLAHGQVQSPVFMPVGTYGTVKAMTPASLHEIGAQICLGNTFHLWLRPGLEVIQAHHGLHDFMNWQKPILTDSGGFQVFSLGAMRKITEEGVKFSSPHDGAKLFLTPEISMQIQKVLNSDIVMIFDECTPYPATRDEAAKSMRLSMRWAQRSRDEHNKLENRNALFGIVQGGMYEDLRDESLAGLDDIGFDGMAIGGLSVGEPKEDMVRILAHTAPKMPTHKPRYLMGVGTPEDLVRSVQAGIDMFDCVMPTRNARNGHLFTRFGDVKIKNARYKTDTGPLDPSCTCYTCTQFTRSYLHHLFRHGEILGGMLNTIHNLHFYQVIMAEMRAAIEAGTLSDWAAAFARDRSSAR from the coding sequence ATGCAATTTGAACTCCTCAAGACCGACGGCGCGGCCCGCCGCGGCACGCTGACCCTGGCCCACGGCCAGGTCCAGAGCCCCGTCTTCATGCCGGTCGGCACCTACGGCACGGTCAAGGCGATGACGCCGGCTTCGCTGCACGAGATCGGCGCCCAGATCTGTCTCGGCAATACCTTCCACCTCTGGCTGCGGCCGGGGCTGGAGGTGATCCAGGCGCATCACGGCCTGCACGATTTCATGAACTGGCAGAAGCCGATCCTCACCGACTCCGGCGGTTTCCAGGTCTTCTCGCTGGGCGCCATGCGCAAGATCACCGAGGAAGGCGTCAAATTCTCGTCGCCGCACGATGGGGCCAAGCTCTTCCTGACCCCGGAAATCTCGATGCAGATCCAGAAGGTGCTGAATTCCGACATCGTGATGATTTTCGACGAATGCACCCCCTACCCGGCCACCCGCGACGAAGCCGCGAAGTCGATGCGCCTGTCGATGCGCTGGGCGCAGCGTTCGCGCGACGAGCACAACAAGCTGGAAAACCGCAATGCGCTGTTCGGCATCGTTCAGGGCGGCATGTACGAAGACCTGCGCGACGAGTCGCTGGCCGGACTGGACGACATCGGTTTCGACGGCATGGCGATCGGCGGCCTCTCGGTCGGCGAGCCGAAGGAAGACATGGTTCGCATCCTGGCCCATACCGCGCCCAAGATGCCGACCCACAAGCCGCGCTACCTGATGGGCGTCGGTACCCCGGAAGACCTGGTGCGCTCTGTGCAGGCCGGCATCGACATGTTCGACTGCGTGATGCCGACGCGGAATGCTCGCAACGGCCACCTGTTTACCCGTTTCGGCGACGTCAAGATCAAGAATGCCCGCTACAAGACCGATACCGGCCCGCTCGACCCGAGCTGCACCTGTTATACCTGCACCCAGTTCACGCGTAGCTACCTGCACCACCTGTTCCGCCACGGTGAAATCCTCGGCGGCATGCTGAACACCATCCACAATCTGCATTTTTACCAGGTCATCATGGCTGAAATGCGCGCCGCCATCGAAGCCGGCACCTTGAGCGACTGGGCAGCCGCCTTTGCCCGGGACCGTTCTTCAGCCCGATGA
- the yajC gene encoding preprotein translocase subunit YajC, protein MISLAHAQTAGAADPTGGFMQLLPMILMFVVLWFLMIRPQMKKAKEHKALIAALAKGDEVVTGGGLVGKVVKVGDSYVTVEIAEGTEVVVQKPSIGLVLPKGTLKSL, encoded by the coding sequence ATGATTAGTCTTGCCCACGCCCAAACCGCCGGCGCCGCCGACCCCACGGGCGGCTTCATGCAGCTGCTGCCGATGATCCTGATGTTCGTCGTGCTCTGGTTCCTGATGATTCGCCCGCAAATGAAGAAGGCCAAGGAACACAAGGCGCTGATCGCCGCGCTGGCCAAGGGCGATGAAGTCGTCACTGGCGGCGGTCTGGTCGGCAAGGTCGTCAAGGTCGGCGACAGCTATGTCACCGTCGAGATCGCCGAAGGTACCGAAGTCGTCGTGCAGAAGCCGTCGATCGGCCTGGTTCTGCCCAAGGGCACGCTGAAGTCGCTGTAA
- the secD gene encoding protein translocase subunit SecD, with amino-acid sequence MNRYPLWKYIIVALALVLGFVYTLPNFFGESPAVQVSSAKATIKVDDKAKARVEDSLKTAGITHDGIQLDNVGVKVRLKDTDTQLKAKDVLEKTFNPDAADPQYVVALNLLTASPQWLTSLHALPMYLGLDLRGGVHFLLQVDMKGALTKRLDSTSGDLRTVLRDKNLRHSGINREGDRLVIRFRELETRDKAKNAIADSQPDLLLVEQGDASDLRLVATLKPEAQKKIGEFALKQNITTLHNRINELGVAEPVIQQQGADRIVVQLPGVQDTAKAKDILGRTATLEIRMVDDSAGSLEAALAGNPPFGTEVYNERGGQPLLVKKQVVLTGDRLTDAQPGFDNQTQEPAVHLTLDSAGARIFKDVTRENVNKRMAILLIEKGKGEVVTAPVIRTEIAGGRVQISGRMTTTEANDTALLLRAGSLAAPMDIIEERTIGPSLGADNIKKGFHSTMWGFAAIAVFMILYYQIFGVVSVLALASNLLFLIALLSMLQATLTLPGIAAIALTLGMAIDANVLINERIREELRAGMPPQAAISEGYERAFGTILDSNITTLIAGLALLIFGSGPVRGFAVVHCLGILTSIFSSVVVSRALVNLIYGRKKKLAKVAIGQIWKPGIAATSAQK; translated from the coding sequence ATGAATCGCTACCCCCTCTGGAAGTACATCATCGTCGCGCTCGCGCTGGTGCTGGGCTTCGTCTACACCCTGCCCAATTTCTTCGGCGAGTCGCCGGCGGTGCAGGTTTCCAGCGCAAAAGCGACGATCAAGGTCGACGACAAGGCCAAGGCCCGCGTCGAAGACTCCCTGAAGACCGCCGGCATCACGCACGACGGCATCCAGCTCGACAACGTCGGCGTCAAGGTCCGCCTGAAGGATACCGATACCCAGTTGAAGGCCAAGGACGTCCTGGAGAAGACCTTCAATCCAGATGCCGCCGACCCGCAATACGTCGTCGCCCTCAACCTGCTGACTGCCTCGCCACAATGGCTGACTTCGCTGCATGCCTTGCCGATGTATCTCGGCCTCGACCTGCGCGGCGGCGTGCACTTCCTGCTCCAGGTCGACATGAAAGGCGCGCTGACCAAGCGCCTCGACTCGACTTCGGGTGACCTGCGTACCGTGCTGCGCGACAAGAACCTGCGCCACAGCGGCATCAATCGCGAAGGCGACCGCCTGGTCATCCGCTTCCGTGAACTCGAAACTCGCGACAAGGCCAAGAACGCCATTGCCGACAGCCAGCCCGACCTGCTGCTGGTCGAACAGGGTGACGCCAGCGACCTGCGCCTGGTCGCCACGCTGAAGCCAGAAGCCCAGAAAAAGATCGGCGAATTCGCCCTGAAGCAGAACATCACGACCCTGCACAACCGGATCAACGAACTCGGCGTCGCCGAACCGGTGATCCAGCAGCAAGGCGCCGACCGCATCGTCGTTCAGTTGCCAGGCGTGCAGGACACGGCCAAGGCCAAGGACATCCTGGGCCGTACCGCGACCCTGGAGATTCGCATGGTGGATGACTCCGCTGGTTCGCTGGAAGCGGCGCTGGCCGGCAACCCGCCGTTCGGCACCGAGGTCTACAACGAGCGCGGCGGCCAGCCGCTGCTGGTCAAGAAGCAGGTCGTGCTGACCGGCGACCGCTTGACCGACGCCCAGCCCGGCTTCGACAACCAGACCCAGGAACCGGCCGTGCACCTGACGCTGGACTCGGCTGGCGCCCGCATCTTCAAGGATGTCACCCGCGAGAACGTCAACAAGCGGATGGCCATCCTGTTGATCGAAAAGGGCAAGGGCGAAGTCGTCACCGCACCGGTCATCCGGACCGAGATCGCCGGCGGCCGCGTGCAGATTTCCGGCCGCATGACCACCACCGAAGCCAACGATACCGCGCTGCTGCTGCGCGCCGGCTCGCTGGCCGCACCGATGGACATCATCGAAGAGCGGACCATCGGCCCCAGCCTCGGCGCCGACAACATCAAGAAGGGTTTCCACTCGACGATGTGGGGCTTTGCCGCGATCGCAGTGTTCATGATCCTCTATTACCAGATATTCGGTGTCGTCTCGGTGCTTGCCCTGGCCTCCAACCTGCTCTTCCTGATCGCCCTGCTCTCGATGCTGCAAGCGACGCTGACCCTGCCAGGCATTGCCGCTATCGCCCTGACCCTAGGTATGGCGATCGATGCCAACGTGCTAATCAATGAGCGCATCCGCGAGGAACTGCGGGCCGGTATGCCTCCGCAGGCGGCGATTTCGGAGGGTTACGAACGGGCCTTCGGGACCATTCTCGACTCCAACATCACCACCCTGATTGCCGGCCTTGCCCTGCTCATCTTCGGCTCTGGCCCGGTGCGCGGCTTCGCAGTGGTCCATTGCCTGGGCATTCTGACCTCGATCTTCTCTTCAGTCGTCGTCTCGCGCGCCCTGGTCAACCTGATCTACGGCCGCAAGAAAAAGCTGGCCAAGGTCGCCATCGGCCAGATCTGGAAGCCCGGCATCGCCGCTACCAGCGCTCAGAAATAA
- the secF gene encoding protein translocase subunit SecF — protein MEFFRIHKDIPFMRHALKFNIISLLTFLLAVVFLFSKGLHLSVEFTGGTLIEVAYTQAADLEKIRGSLGKSGFTDYSVQNFGSSQDVMIRLPLKGDQNTAQLGEAVMKSLEADAPGAQLRRVEFVGPQVGKELAENGAMALLVVIIGIMIYLAFRFEWRFSVSAIIANLHDVIIILGFFAFFQWEFSLSVLAAVLAVLGYSVNESVVVFDRVRETFKKVRGLTTPQVLDHAITSTISRTIITHGSTQLMVLSMLIFGGETLYYFSLALTIGICFGIYSSVLVASPLVMWLGVSREQFAKPKKVIEGANEEGAVV, from the coding sequence ATGGAATTTTTCCGCATCCACAAAGACATTCCCTTCATGCGCCATGCGCTGAAGTTCAACATCATTTCGCTGCTGACTTTCCTGCTGGCCGTGGTGTTTCTCTTCAGCAAGGGCCTGCACCTGTCGGTCGAATTCACCGGCGGCACGCTGATCGAGGTCGCCTACACACAAGCAGCCGACCTCGAGAAGATCCGCGGCTCGCTCGGCAAGTCGGGCTTTACCGACTATTCGGTGCAGAACTTCGGTTCCTCGCAGGACGTGATGATCCGCCTGCCGCTCAAGGGCGACCAGAACACTGCTCAGCTCGGCGAAGCGGTGATGAAGTCGCTGGAAGCCGACGCCCCGGGCGCCCAGTTGCGGCGCGTCGAGTTCGTCGGCCCGCAGGTCGGCAAGGAACTCGCCGAGAACGGGGCGATGGCCCTGCTGGTCGTCATCATCGGCATCATGATCTACCTCGCCTTCCGCTTCGAGTGGCGCTTCTCGGTCTCGGCGATCATCGCCAACCTGCACGACGTGATCATCATCCTCGGCTTCTTCGCCTTCTTCCAGTGGGAATTCTCGCTCTCGGTGCTGGCCGCGGTGCTCGCCGTGCTCGGCTACTCGGTCAATGAATCGGTCGTCGTCTTCGACCGCGTACGCGAAACCTTCAAGAAGGTGCGCGGCCTGACCACGCCGCAGGTCCTCGACCACGCCATCACCAGCACGATCAGCCGGACCATCATCACCCACGGCAGCACGCAGCTGATGGTGCTCTCGATGCTGATCTTCGGCGGCGAGACGCTCTATTACTTCTCGCTGGCACTGACCATTGGCATCTGCTTCGGCATCTACTCCTCGGTGCTGGTCGCCAGCCCGCTGGTCATGTGGCTGGGCGTTTCGCGCGAGCAATTCGCCAAGCCGAAGAAGGTCATCGAAGGGGCCAACGAAGAAGGCGCCGTCGTCTGA
- a CDS encoding cytochrome b/b6 domain-containing protein, whose translation MKRKQIRLWDLPTRLFHWLLALGVIGAIVSGQIGGNLLEWHGRIGLLIIGLIVFRLVWGLLGSTYARFGHFFPTAAKVKAYLKGEWKGPGHNPLGALSVFGLLGLIAVQALSGLFANDDIAFVGPLFDLVDKNLSNRLTGLHHFAANLLFALIGLHLVAIAYYVHVKKDNLLKPMLTGWKETEHGEHARGGGLLALVLSLALACGAVYGASGIWLPEPPPPAPAAETPSW comes from the coding sequence ATGAAGCGCAAACAGATCCGCCTTTGGGACCTACCTACCCGCCTGTTTCACTGGCTGCTCGCGCTGGGCGTGATCGGGGCGATCGTCAGCGGCCAGATCGGCGGTAACCTGCTGGAATGGCATGGGCGGATCGGCCTGCTGATCATCGGGCTGATTGTCTTCCGTCTGGTTTGGGGGCTCCTGGGGTCGACCTATGCCCGATTCGGCCATTTCTTCCCGACCGCCGCCAAAGTCAAAGCCTATTTGAAAGGTGAGTGGAAAGGCCCGGGCCATAACCCGCTCGGCGCGCTTTCGGTATTCGGACTGCTCGGCCTGATTGCCGTGCAGGCGCTCAGCGGCCTGTTTGCCAACGACGATATCGCCTTCGTCGGGCCGCTCTTCGATCTGGTCGACAAAAATTTGAGCAACCGCCTGACCGGCCTCCATCATTTCGCCGCCAATCTGCTGTTCGCGCTGATCGGCCTGCATCTGGTGGCGATTGCCTACTATGTTCATGTCAAGAAAGACAATCTGCTCAAGCCCATGCTGACCGGCTGGAAAGAGACCGAGCACGGCGAGCACGCCCGGGGTGGTGGTCTGCTTGCCCTGGTCTTGTCACTGGCGCTGGCCTGTGGCGCTGTGTACGGCGCCAGCGGCATCTGGCTGCCGGAGCCGCCTCCGCCGGCGCCGGCGGCTGAAACGCCCAGCTGGTGA
- a CDS encoding c-type cytochrome gives MKMKLALALLSITLVGTAAAAEIKPEDAIKFRQSGYTFMAWNMGRIKANLEGTYNKDEVIKAANAIQAVAGSGMGALYLPGTDKGKGWEDTRVKPELFTNKEGVGKVAGTFVKEANEMAKVAATGDAAAAKEQFGKLSASCKGCHDDFKIKK, from the coding sequence ATGAAAATGAAACTCGCCCTTGCCCTGCTTTCGATCACCCTGGTCGGTACTGCCGCCGCTGCCGAAATCAAGCCGGAAGACGCCATCAAGTTCCGCCAGTCCGGATATACCTTCATGGCCTGGAACATGGGCCGCATCAAGGCAAACCTCGAAGGTACCTACAACAAGGACGAGGTGATCAAGGCCGCCAACGCCATCCAGGCCGTCGCCGGTTCCGGCATGGGCGCGCTCTACCTGCCGGGCACCGACAAGGGCAAGGGCTGGGAAGACACCCGCGTCAAGCCGGAACTGTTTACCAACAAGGAAGGTGTCGGCAAGGTTGCCGGGACCTTCGTCAAGGAAGCCAACGAAATGGCCAAGGTTGCCGCGACCGGCGATGCCGCCGCCGCCAAGGAGCAGTTCGGCAAGCTGAGCGCTTCCTGCAAGGGTTGCCACGACGATTTCAAAATCAAGAAATAA
- a CDS encoding DUF2322 family protein: protein MSFAENLKKLPGISHLAAINLLDAEGNVVASIENKQGSQGSLAVYNHLAQTYGSINGEAARKGLEIFAEHTDDARLHAGKHPNIDRLIAVEAGQPALRVKHVFAI from the coding sequence ATGTCTTTTGCCGAAAACCTGAAAAAGTTGCCGGGGATTTCCCATCTGGCCGCCATCAACCTGCTCGATGCCGAGGGCAATGTCGTCGCCAGCATCGAGAACAAGCAGGGTAGCCAGGGGTCGCTGGCAGTGTACAACCACCTGGCCCAGACTTATGGTTCGATCAATGGCGAAGCGGCCAGGAAAGGCCTGGAAATCTTCGCCGAGCATACCGACGATGCACGCCTGCACGCCGGCAAACACCCGAATATCGACCGCCTGATCGCCGTCGAAGCGGGCCAGCCGGCACTGCGCGTCAAGCACGTCTTCGCGATCTGA
- a CDS encoding zinc ribbon domain-containing protein — MKCSKCGQEVPADAIYCPHCTGDGKTTDRELIRGGIAGGLKGLFLGLLPMVWMLSHYGAERGIKAIAFAVPVATFTTGLIIGLVKAKRNWK, encoded by the coding sequence ATGAAATGCAGCAAGTGCGGGCAGGAAGTGCCGGCGGACGCCATCTACTGTCCGCACTGCACTGGTGATGGCAAGACCACGGATCGCGAACTGATTCGCGGCGGTATCGCGGGCGGCTTGAAAGGCCTCTTTCTCGGCCTGCTGCCCATGGTCTGGATGCTCTCCCACTATGGCGCCGAGCGCGGCATCAAGGCGATCGCCTTCGCCGTGCCGGTCGCTACCTTCACCACCGGGCTGATCATCGGCTTGGTCAAAGCCAAACGAAACTGGAAATAA
- the purB gene encoding adenylosuccinate lyase, with the protein MTFNPLTALSPLDGRYAGKVDALREHFSEFGLIKNRLKVEIEWLKALAAEPHFTEIAPFSPATVAELDALVANFSVEQAAEVKAEEAVTNHDVKALEYWIKKNTKGNAEVVKVGEFIHFACTSEDINNLSHALMCQGARQQAMLPMLDKVVAKLTELAHAYADVPMMSRTHGQPATPSTMGKEMANVAYRLQRARARIAQVELLGKINGAVGNYNAHLAAYPGYDWEGFAKRFVESLGLTFNPYTIQIEPHDALAELFDAFARANSILVDLDRDIWGYISLGFFKQKVKAGEIGSSTMPHKVNPIDFENSEGNFGLANAMLKFLAEKLPVSRWQRDLTDSTVLRNMGVGLGYALLGYDSLLKGLGKLEINTDLMKADLDANWELLAEPIQTVMRRYAVPNAYEKLKELTRGTRVSRDGMQAFVSTLEIPDAAKAELLKLTPWDYTGKAAELAKRI; encoded by the coding sequence ATGACCTTCAATCCCTTGACTGCCCTTTCTCCGCTCGATGGCCGCTACGCCGGCAAGGTCGATGCCCTGCGCGAACATTTCTCCGAGTTCGGCCTGATCAAAAACCGCCTCAAGGTCGAGATCGAGTGGCTGAAGGCGCTGGCCGCCGAGCCGCATTTCACGGAAATCGCCCCGTTCTCGCCGGCCACCGTCGCTGAACTGGATGCGCTGGTCGCCAACTTCAGCGTCGAACAGGCCGCCGAAGTGAAGGCCGAAGAAGCCGTCACCAACCACGACGTCAAGGCGCTGGAGTACTGGATCAAGAAGAACACCAAGGGCAATGCCGAAGTCGTCAAGGTCGGCGAATTCATTCACTTCGCCTGTACGTCCGAAGACATTAACAACCTGTCGCATGCGCTGATGTGCCAGGGCGCCCGCCAGCAGGCCATGCTGCCGATGCTCGACAAGGTCGTCGCCAAACTCACCGAACTGGCCCACGCCTACGCCGACGTGCCGATGATGAGCCGCACCCACGGCCAGCCGGCCACCCCGTCGACGATGGGCAAGGAAATGGCCAACGTCGCCTACCGCCTGCAGCGCGCCCGCGCCCGCATCGCCCAGGTCGAGCTACTCGGCAAGATCAACGGCGCGGTCGGCAACTACAACGCCCACCTCGCCGCCTACCCCGGCTACGACTGGGAAGGTTTCGCCAAGCGCTTCGTCGAATCGCTCGGCCTGACCTTCAACCCCTACACCATCCAGATCGAGCCGCACGATGCGCTGGCCGAACTGTTCGATGCCTTCGCCCGCGCCAACAGCATCCTGGTCGATCTCGACCGCGACATCTGGGGCTACATCTCCCTCGGCTTCTTCAAGCAGAAGGTCAAGGCCGGCGAAATCGGTTCCTCGACCATGCCGCACAAGGTCAATCCGATCGACTTCGAAAACTCCGAAGGTAACTTCGGTCTGGCCAACGCGATGCTCAAGTTCCTCGCCGAGAAGCTGCCGGTTTCCCGCTGGCAGCGCGACCTGACTGATTCCACGGTGCTCCGCAACATGGGCGTCGGCCTCGGCTACGCACTGCTCGGCTACGACTCGCTGTTGAAGGGCCTGGGCAAGCTGGAAATCAATACCGACCTCATGAAGGCCGATCTCGACGCCAACTGGGAACTGCTCGCCGAACCGATCCAGACCGTGATGCGTCGCTACGCCGTGCCCAATGCCTATGAAAAGCTCAAGGAGCTGACCCGCGGCACCCGCGTCTCGCGCGACGGCATGCAGGCTTTCGTGTCGACACTGGAAATCCCGGACGCCGCCAAGGCCGAGCTGCTGAAGCTGACGCCCTGGGATTACACCGGCAAGGCCGCCGAACTGGCCAAGCGCATCTGA
- a CDS encoding glutathione S-transferase, whose translation MKLIGSHTSPFARKVRIVLAEKKIEYEFVIDSPWFEDSKVPEINPLGKIPVLVLDDETPLFDSRVIVEYIDNVTPNSKLFPAPNRERTEVKRWEALADGICDAAASAFLEAKRPKAQRSDDWIERQRGKIMRSLEFMAEELGEKTFCMGTHISMADIATGTALGYLCFRFADINWQESHPNLAKLYAKLMQRSSFADTVPKD comes from the coding sequence ATGAAGCTGATCGGCTCCCACACCAGTCCGTTTGCGCGCAAAGTGCGCATCGTGCTGGCCGAGAAAAAGATCGAATACGAGTTCGTAATCGATTCACCATGGTTTGAAGACAGCAAGGTGCCCGAGATCAATCCGCTCGGGAAAATCCCCGTCCTGGTGCTCGATGACGAAACCCCGCTCTTCGATTCCCGCGTGATCGTCGAATACATCGACAACGTCACCCCGAACAGCAAGCTCTTCCCCGCCCCCAACCGCGAGCGGACCGAGGTCAAGCGCTGGGAGGCACTGGCCGACGGCATCTGCGACGCCGCCGCCTCCGCCTTCCTCGAAGCCAAGCGCCCGAAGGCACAGAGGAGCGACGACTGGATCGAGCGTCAGCGCGGCAAGATCATGCGCAGCCTGGAATTCATGGCTGAGGAACTGGGCGAAAAGACCTTCTGCATGGGCACCCACATCTCGATGGCCGATATCGCTACCGGCACGGCGCTGGGTTATCTCTGTTTCCGCTTTGCCGACATCAACTGGCAGGAAAGTCACCCCAACCTGGCCAAGCTCTACGCGAAGCTGATGCAACGCTCCTCGTTCGCCGATACCGTACCGAAAGACTGA